The following coding sequences lie in one Phaeodactylum tricornutum CCAP 1055/1 chromosome 12, whole genome shotgun sequence genomic window:
- a CDS encoding predicted protein: MLILGKPGGGKGTISGKILKDFPRFHHVSTGDLLRQHVNEGTQLGKEAKSFMESGKLVPDSLMINLLMDDAKPYIEEGRSLLLDGFPRTLQQAQALEEVAHIDTVVNLDIPTNTIVERIADRWIHPASGRIYSYSYKPPKAVGKDDVTGEPLVQRDDDKPESVRTRLAAYDKVTAPLVDWYRRKGLVQTFRGTESDVIYPQVKAYLEEKNF, translated from the exons ATGCTTATTTTAGGAAAGCCTGGTGGGGGAAAAGGAACGATTTCGGGAAAGATCCTCAAG GACTTTCCTCGATTCCACCACGTATCGACAGGCGACTTGCTACGGCAACACGTAAACGAGGGTACGCAACTCGGGAAAGAGGCCAAATCCTTTATGGAATCTGGTAAGCTGGTGCCGGATTCGCTTATGATCAATCTTCTGATGGACGACGCGAAACCATATATCGAAGAAGGACGAAGCTTGCTGCTTGATGGTTTTCCTCGGACACTACAACAAGCGCAAGCTTTGGAGGAAGTTGCTCACATTGATACGGTGGTAAATTTGGATATTCCGACCAACACGATCGTCGAACGGATTGCCGACCGATGGATACACCCAGCGTCAGGACGAATTTATTCCTATTCCTACAAGCCACCCAAAGCTGTCGGTAAGGACGATGTGACTGGAGAACCTTTGGTCCAACGTGACGACGATAAACCTGAATCTGTTCGGACTCGACTGGCAGCGTATGACAAG GTTACGGCACCACTCGTGGACTGGTACCGACGAAAAGGACTGGTGCAAACTTTTCGGGGGACGGAGAGCGATGTAATTTACCCCCAAGTCAAAGCTTACCTGGAGGAAAAAAACTTTTGA
- a CDS encoding predicted protein (similarity to Bet1 SNARE component): MPGIPMRNRPNARSNGPTGSEQNNMHGRGHRNGYDVEGGGRRNDANANILESQNNDRINELSDHVARLKGLTIDIGNEVREQNSLLDNMGDGFENTRDMLAGSLRRIGTMLESGGMKHMCYMVAFCVFVMLFLWWLMSHKGTSGA; this comes from the coding sequence ATGCCGGGGATTCCCATGCGCAATCGACCCAACGCTAGATCCAACGGTCCCACAGGATCAGAACAAAACAATATGCACGGGCGAGGCCATCGAAATGGTTACGACGTTGAAGGGGGCGGTCGTCGAAACGATGCCAACGCCAATATTCTCGAATCCCAAAACAACGATCGCATAAATGAACTTTCGGATCATGTCGCTCGGCTCAAGGGACTTACCATAGATATTGGAAATGAAGTTCGAGAGCAAAACTCGCTGCTGGACAATATGGGCGATGGATTCGAAAATACTAGAGATATGCTGGCAGGGTCGCTGAGACGAATCGGGACCATGTTGGAGTCGGGTGGTATGAAACACATGTGCTACATGGTTGCATTTTGCGTCTTTGTCATGTTGTTTCTTTGGTGGCTCATGTCACACAAGGGAACAAGCGGTGCTTAG